In Halalkalicoccus subterraneus, the DNA window ACAGGACACGAACCATACCTCCCCTGACTCGGCCGACGCCAAATGATTACCTCCCCCGCCTCGTGTGACCGACATGCACGTCGTCGTGATCGGGGGCGGGATCATCGGCCTCGCGAGCGCCTACGAACTCGCCGAACGGGGTGTTCGCGTCACCGTCCTCGAGAAGGGGTCGCTGGGCGGAGGCAGCACGGGCCGGTCGGCCGGCGGGATCCGCGGTCAGTTCTCGACGCCCGTCAACGTCGAGCTCTCGCGGGCGAGTTTCGTGATCTGGGACCGCTTCGAGGAGACCTTCGGCGTCGACATCGCCCACCGTCGGGTCGGGTACCTGTTTCTCGCGCGCGAACCGGAGACCGCGGACCGGCTACGCGAGACCGTCGCCATGCAGAACGCCCATGGAACGTCGAGCGAGTACCTCGACCCCGAAGCGGCCCGCGAACACTGTGACGGACTCCGTACGGAGGCGTTCCTCGGTGCGAGCTACTCGCCCGAGGACGGCTTTGCGGACCCGAACCTCGCCGTGCAGGGCTACGCGCGGGCGGCCCGCGAGGCCGGCGCCGAGATCCGGACGAAGACCGCAGTCGAGGGGGTTCACCGCGACGGCGGGCGGGTGATCGGCGTCACGGCGGGCGGACGGATCGACGCCGACTACGTGGTCAACGCCGCCGGCGCGTGGGCACGACGGGTGGGAAAGCTAGCCGGCGTCGAGCTACCGGTCACGCCAAAGCGCCGCCGGATGGTGATCGTCGACCCCGAGGAGCCGGTTCCCGAAACAGATCCGCTGACGGTCGACCTCGACGTCGGGTCGTACTTCCGGCCCGAGCGGGAGGGCGCAGCGCTGGTCGGCGGGCAGTTCGGCGCGGATCCGGCGGCCGACCCCGAACGCTACCGAAAGGGGATCGAAACCGACTGGGCCGCAGGCGTGGTCGAGCGCGCGGGGGAGATGGCTCGCTACTTCGGACCCGAAACCCGGATCAAACGGGGGTGGGCCGGGCTGTACGCCGTGACGCCGGACAACCACCCGATCATCGAGGAGACGGTTCCTGGATTGGTCAGTGCCGTCGGCTTCTCGGGACATGGGTTCATGCACGCGCCCGCGACCGGGAAACTGGTCACGGAGCTGATCCGTGAGGGCGAGGCCTCGCTCGTGGACATCGGTTCGCTGAAAAGCGATCGGTTCGGGGACGAACGCTCGGA includes these proteins:
- a CDS encoding NAD(P)/FAD-dependent oxidoreductase, with amino-acid sequence MHVVVIGGGIIGLASAYELAERGVRVTVLEKGSLGGGSTGRSAGGIRGQFSTPVNVELSRASFVIWDRFEETFGVDIAHRRVGYLFLAREPETADRLRETVAMQNAHGTSSEYLDPEAAREHCDGLRTEAFLGASYSPEDGFADPNLAVQGYARAAREAGAEIRTKTAVEGVHRDGGRVIGVTAGGRIDADYVVNAAGAWARRVGKLAGVELPVTPKRRRMVIVDPEEPVPETDPLTVDLDVGSYFRPEREGAALVGGQFGADPAADPERYRKGIETDWAAGVVERAGEMARYFGPETRIKRGWAGLYAVTPDNHPIIEETVPGLVSAVGFSGHGFMHAPATGKLVTELIREGEASLVDIGSLKSDRFGDERSEERNVV